The genomic segment CCGCCTGCGTCCTGGCCCTCTACTTCCATCGTCTGACCATCCACTCCCTCCCGCCAAAGGAGGTCATCGTATCGGTGTTCCTCCCCGTCGGGCCCCTCGGCCAAGGCGGCTTCGGCATCCAGCAACTCGGCAAGGTTGCCGTGCAGCTGCTCCCACAGACAGCGGCCTTTAGAGCATCGGGTGTGGACGTGCTGCGTGGCGCGGAAACGCTCTACGTCCTAGGCGTCTTCATGGGCATGATCATGTGGGGATTCGCTCTCGTGTGGGTGTGCTTCGCGCTCATCAGCCTGGCGACCATTCGTGATTTCCCCTTCAATATGGGCTGGTGGGGATTTACCTTTCCCCTGGGCGTGTGGGCGACCTGCACGACGATGCTGGCTGTGAATTTGGACAGCACCTTTTTCAAAGTAGCCTCGATGGTGAGTGTCGTATGCCTAGGCGACTAGTTGTGCTTTGCTAACTTGTGATGAAGATTATTTCATTGTCAGTGCTTCTTCTCTGGATAATGGTAGCCAGCAGAACACTCCTACTAGCCGTCAAGGGCGACATGTTCTTTGCACCCTGCCTCAAAGAATTaaaagagaaggaaagagcgGCAGCCAACGACACAAGAGTATGAGGTCTTTTTCTTCAGGATCGGATTTGGACTTGGGGGGTATATAATGCACGAGTCTCGATTGTATATATGTGAGACCAGGTTGAGTTTTCGAGCATAAGCATAGCGAGGGGTTTGAGTCAAAATGATCATTTAAAGTTGGCAGAGCATAGTCCGTGTCGAAGTATTAGGGGAAATAGAGACGGGAGAAAAAATATAATGAATATGAAATAATACTATTTTACAAGCCACTAGATGGATCTGGGGCCGTGACTGCACTTCGGGCTGATAAGCCGAACCTTGATGGTTGGTTGTTGCTCCACGATAAGATAGCAAAGTCATGACATGGGTTTTTACAACTCCGCGGCACATTCCTACTGTCAAAGTTATCCGTGTATGCATTTATTTGTTATCTAGTCTGCCCCAGAAATTTCACCTAAGCGCTATGCCATGCATGTATGATTTGTGTAAATCCATGAGAAATAATACagcccatgtccatgtcccatgTCCTCCTCATTTGAGCCATCTGGCATAAGCCCATCGAATGCGCTCCAGGGCTTTGGTCTGCACCTGGATGCCCTTGATGTTTGCCAGGTCGTCAAGATCTTCCAAAAACTCCTTTTCAACATCCCGAGGCATCAAGttgctggcaaagctgcgCAGCACATGTACTTCGCATAGCAGCAAcccgtgatccttgtatgACAACACATTGTTTTCTGTCGGTCTCGCTTCCGACAAGATTCTGTCAATGTTGCGGAGAATTCGCACAGCTCGGCCGGACTTCTTGTCTCGACGCAAGCCGCTTCGTCCACCTAAAATACCGCGTAGATACTGTAAAACACCAATTGATACAAGAACTCCTGGAGTCaagccaacaaacccaaaCACGAGCTCCTGACTTTTCAGAAGGGAGTCGATACCGGTCATGGCAACCTCTAGGTCTACCTTTGTCTTTTGCACTTGAATCAACAAGGAACGGACGAGGTCACCGCGGACTGCGCCCACAAATGGACTGCGAAGGTCTTGCTCATACGCCCGCAATACTGGTGTCACATCCCCTTCGGCAACTCTGTTTCTAATCTCGGCAAGTTGTGTTTCTGTAATGGAGGAGTTGCCCTCAAATGCAAAGTGcggcttgtccttggcaaaaTCGACAACCATTCGTTCCAGGCTCTCACGATCAGCCTTGAGACTATCACGGctcatgatggcaatgtcacTCGTCGAGTCATGTCGAATAGTCTTGATAACctttgttgttggctggacAACCCAGTTGAACCAAAAGTCTCTGATAGTACCGCCAAGGTTCGTAATCCAGTTGATGATTTCGTCTTGGCGATTGACCAAGATGCGCAAGACAGTAGTAGATGAGAGCACGCCCACCACCGTCGGAAGCCAGTATCTGACGAGTGGCGTCGGCCTACCATTATCCCTTGCCAGGTTTCGCATGTTGTTGAAATGCTCCGGGAGTGTCTTGTCTATGATGCGTAAGAGCCGGCGAGACAGCACTGCTGGACGATCAGGCGTGACACTTTCTTCCAAGTGCACGGATAATTCGGGGTCCtcttcaacgccagcaaAGACTTTATCCTCAAAGTCGTGAATGTTGACATCCAGGGTGCAGACCTCCTTCAGAACCATGTCCATCAGTGCAACGCTACGTTCAACCACGCCCTTGAGATCATGGTTGTCTTGTAGCtcagccttgtcatcatcgtgACCAAATTGAAGTCCTTCATCCATCAAGACTCCCAGCCCGCTAGCTGTGATTTCTCGCAACTTTCGAAGCTGTGCCTGCTTGCGACGAGCCTCTGACCGGCAAAATGCCACAGGAGAAAGCACTTTTcgttggatgttggcaaacGACCGCTCTCGGATGCTGTCTCGAACAATGCCATAAAATTGTCGCCATTGCTGTGACACTCCGGCGGCAGTTGAGTCGACCAGCTCAGCAGGCGAATCTCTGACGGATAGAGACCGTAGGCGGACCTTGCTCGCGCTGTATACGTCCAGAGTCCATGCCCAAAATCGAACTGGCGACGTTTGGACGGTATAGAGGCTGCTGTAGGCGTACGAGTTCAATACATCAGACCAATACCAAAGATCGTCATTGAGGGGGATAATTTGGTCCAGCAAGGCGTTGAGAATGGCACCGTAAATGTGGACGGTAGCCTTGGTGACCAGCAACCATTCAATCTCATCCTCGTAGGCACTCTTAGTCCCTGGTCCTGGCCGCCCTGCTTGGTGTATCTGCTTGAtagcttgcttctgcaatGACGGCAAACCACTCTGTGTGAGGAGAGCTCTGACACGCTGAAGCGGAAGCAGGGAGTCAGAGGCAGAGGTTGCACTTAGGGATTGAACAATCCGAAGCAGCTCATCCAACCTCGGGGAAGTGAAGACATCAGCCGTCACGAACGCGCGTTCCTCCACATCAGAGCGACCATCATCTGATGCCGCTTCTGAAATTACCGGTAACCGGTCCAGATAGGCATCCAGACGACGCACCTGGCTGGGAGGCAACAAAAGTCAGCCAAGACGGAACTGAGTGAACCGGCACAGGGGAACTACAAGTATTTTGTACTTACTCAGACACAAGtgacatgatgcagccaaCCGACAATGATGATTAATGAGGCCTGCCGGGTGGAAAGGAATGCCCAGGTTGCAGCTTGGCTTACAACGAGACCGGGGCTTAGTGCCAATCCGACAGAGCCTCAATCGGGATGAATCGAACCGGCCAGGCGGGAAATCTGATGACTTTTGAAGAGATTGTGTGGGGAGCGaatcagaagaagagaagaggtCAGGTCAGGGAGATTGGTATAGCAATTAGAGTTGACGGTTCATCACACCATGTGTGCAGTGGTCGGGATGATGAGTAGCCGACTGAAGTGATATTActgtttggtctggtctgttcttGTCTGGTATGGTTTGTTTACTGCAAAGAGCTGGGGCGGAGAAACACACGCGGGAAGCGGCAGGCCAAGGTCGTACCAGGGCCTGAGACAGGATTGGCTGGCTTTGGTGATGTGGGGGCCCCAACCGGAGTAGATCGGCTCGTGTTCGGATTCAACGCCCTTGATCTGGCGGTGATGGGAGTTGCAGATGGTAAAGAGGCAAGGCACCACTGGGACAAAGGCAGCTTGTCACAGCAATGCCATCCTAAAACAAGTCGAAGCAGATCTGGCACATGACAGGAGTCAGACTCTGGGTGGAGTGAAGGCGTTGCAACGACAATCAACgcctgatgatgagggcggTGAGAAGGCTCGAATTCGTGCTTGTTTGAAAGTGAATGAGATCATAGAAGCTGGGACCAGACAGTTGCTGCATCACCTGCCAGTAAATTTGTATGGAGCAATTCAACTGCGTGGCTGCCAGAGCTGTTCCTCCTTTTCGGCCGCAACGGCGAAGGTGGCGCAGAGTCAAGACTGCGTATTCGTATTTGGTTCCCAATCTTATCGATACGCTGCATTGCGCCTCGGAAGCCGGGAAGGCCAGTGGTCGAGGTGGGATCATTCTCGAGCCACCCAACCAGTGCATGTGGCCAGCTGCAACAGTGTGGTCTGCGGTCGGTTGTTGGCAAGCCGATGggatggtctggtggaacaaaCGAGATCCAAGGGGACACACGTACCCGCCAAGTACCAGGCCGTGCCTCGACACGCCTGGTGCACGGCCAACCCACTGGCCAAGGTACCTATTCGTCACCCGCAAAGAACTTCCTGGACGGCGGTCTGATTGGAACCCATCCCCTGAGACTCTACGCTAATCACGCCAGAAATGGACGAGGCGAAAAAAAATATGGATAAGTGCTGCCTCTGAAATGAACTGTGATAAAAATCTCAATCATCCCCCACTGTCCACTGCCGCAGTCCCCTAATCAATCATCTCTCCAAGGCTTGTGTCAAattcttgttctgtttcCCTTTCCAATACCTCATTGTGCGGTCTTTAATTTGTGCATTTTGCTCTTTTGGTGAAATTTCCTGCGTTTACTACGAGACTTAGTCTCCTACGTCTGTCACCATGGACATGCTGTGAGTACCACCTCCGACTTCCTCGTCACAAACCCCCTTTATCGTGAAAACACACGACGATGCTAATAAATGTCCGACCTCATAGCAACACCACCGTTGGCGCCCTGAACCAAACTCAGGATTATTTCAGTGTTTTCGAGGAGGTTTCCAAGTACAATGTCAACCTCAACTACTTCGAGCGTCTCTGGGCTGTATGTTTGCTCCCTTCCCGTGTCTCGACAACCCGTTCATCCCTCTCCCAACCGAACGCGATTGCTAACCAACACATAGGCttggtacatgtacatgcAGAACGACACCCTCGCGACCGGCATCATGAGCTTCGTGATGCACGAACTCGTCTACTTTGGCCGTTGCCTgcccttcatcatcatggatAAGATCCCATATTTCCAACAGTACAAGATCCAGAGCCAGAAGATCCCTACCCTCAAGGAACAGTGGGATTGCGCCGCCATCGTTCTCATCAGCCATTTCACCGCCGAGCTTCCTCAGATTTGGTTCTTCCACCCCATCGCCACCTACTTCGGCATGGACTACGGCGTGCCCTTCCCGTCGCTGTTGAAGATGTTCATTCAGATTtccatcctcttcgtcatgGAGGATACCTGGCACTACTGGTTCCACCGAGCTCTTCACTACGGACCTCTCTACAAGGCCATCCACAAGATGCACCACACCTACTCTGCTCCCTTTGGCCTGGCTGCCGAGTACGCCTCGCCTATTGAGACTATGCTCCTCGGTATGGGCGTCGTCGGGTCTCCCATTATTCTGCTCTCCGTCACCGGCGACCTTCACCTCGTCACTATGTACGTCTGGATCATCTTGCGTCTCTTCCAGGCCATCGACGCCCACAGTGGCTACGACTTCCCCTGGAGCTTGCGCCACATCCTCCCCTTCTGGGCCGGTGCCGACCACCACGACATGCACCACGAGAAGTTTATTGGAAACTACTCTTCTAGCTTCCGCTGGTGggacttcttcttggacACCGAGGCCGGCCCCGAGGCTAACAAGAAGCGTCGTGAGCGAAAGCTTCAGGCCATCAAGAacgccaagaaggagaattAAAGACTACACGCTTCTAGCGAGTATTTGCATAGTACTTGGTTCCTTAATAATCCCGAGCGATTGCGCATAAACATCCATCTCGCGGGTGGACGACAACAGTTAGAGATACAGCCGGGAGAGAAGACGTCGAGAGACATTATAGAGTAATGGTCATGCATATCATGCGGCCCACGCCATTATCAAGGGCAGTGATGGCGTTCGCCATGGCGTTTATTTTAAGGAGTTGCGGACTGAGTATGGCATTAGATGATTTACTGTACATATAATTATTGTGGCATGGCCGAGGGAGCCCTTGGATCGAACTAGTTAATAATATTACTCAACCGTTGGTTCACGAAAGGCAACATGAGAGCTCGCAAGGCGTAACTAGTGACATGAACGGGAAAATGGGACCCAGAATCGCTTGCATTATATGTTTGCTGTTTGTTTCGCAGGCTCTGTAGGCTCCAATCTACCAGTACATTGTTATACAGTCTTGCTCCATCCGACTCACTTTCCACCACATCTTACCCTACTTCTGCTTTGGAGTGCAACAATCACCCGAGGCAGAAGCAGCCGTATCAGCAAGTCCCCTGACCTCACAACTCGCCGGCTCGGGATCCAGTTCCCCAAAATCCTTGGCTAAACCATCACATATCCCAGCCAAGGCGACATCTTTATCCGACAACCCCCGCGGGTTATGTGTAGTCCACCGTATAAAGGTAGTGTTGTATACCTACTCATCAATCAGGATATAAATCCTACAAATCATTCAAGAACACTTACATTCGACCACTCAGGATGGTGGTTCTTAAGCTTACACTGCAGCGAAACAGCCGTCATGAAATCCTACCCACATCAGCCAAGTTACATATATCGCCACGGTAAAACGTACCCATGTTTTAGCAAATGTTTTAAATTTAAAGCTCCGTTCCAGGGCCCGCCCCTCGGAAGCTAGTGTCCATCGACCCCCAGATGAAGTCAGCAGAGGCGCGAGTGCTGAATTTGTGGATGTTTCGTCCGTGCCGGGCGAGAAGCTGGGCTGCATTGTGGAGTATCTCTTGAAGGTGTGGATGTATGTGCGCACGGGGATGGTTCGTGTGAGTGTTGATTTTGGTAAGAGGCGGGACATTGTGATGGGGTTTGGTGTAGATGGTGTGggtggttgatgagatgtgGTTGAATTTTGGGTTGAAGAGAGTGAGTGACTGGTGGAGCTGCTGGGTTCCCCACACTTTCTATGTTTGTCTCAATGGGGATAATTCGGTGACGATATTTTGATATTTTTATGCTCGTTGTTCATGTATTGTTGGATTGAATATCGATTAGGACCAGTTACATTATCCATTTAATCAATTGAAGTCATTTCCCCAACCACGCTCTCAAATTGGACGGATAATCCTGGACTGTCGTGCAACTTGCCGTGGGTAGCGGCAGCAGTACCCGCCTCCCACCAACCACCTGAAGTCTATACTCAAGTAAGTAGGTCGACAAGTCGGGAGCTTGCGTTGCCAAATCTACGTGGGGAAGACGAGACGTTTAAAAGCTGCCTCCTCAACTCAAAACTCATCTTTCACTCTGAAAAGAAGTCATATCATACCGCACACCACTCAATTGACCCATCTACACATCACCAGCCCTCAATTGCACCCCCAAACCGCCGTATAAGACCTCACTTCAAATCCTCACCATGCGTGTCCCCATCCGCCAACAAAACCTCCCCAAGTCACACATCGACGTAGCCTCACCAACCGACGAGTCGACAGTTACCCTCCTCTGGGCACAGCTTCTCATTCCCGGAAAAGGCGAGCCCATTCAAAATGGAGCGCTCGCCATACGCGGCGGCAAAATCGAATGGGTAGGCTCCTTCTTAAACCGCCCCTACAAGTACCGCGATATCAGGCCTACATACGTCCATGTTCTCATGCCAGGAATGTGGGATTGCCACGTCCACTTCCTG from the Pochonia chlamydosporia 170 chromosome 6, whole genome shotgun sequence genome contains:
- a CDS encoding C-4 methylsterol oxidase (similar to Verticillium alfalfae VaMs.102 XP_003004066.1) yields the protein MDMLNTTVGALNQTQDYFSVFEEVSKYNVNLNYFERLWAAWYMYMQNDTLATGIMSFVMHELVYFGRCLPFIIMDKIPYFQQYKIQSQKIPTLKEQWDCAAIVLISHFTAELPQIWFFHPIATYFGMDYGVPFPSLLKMFIQISILFVMEDTWHYWFHRALHYGPLYKAIHKMHHTYSAPFGLAAEYASPIETMLLGMGVVGSPIILLSVTGDLHLVTMYVWIILRLFQAIDAHSGYDFPWSLRHILPFWAGADHHDMHHEKFIGNYSSSFRWWDFFLDTEAGPEANKKRRERKLQAIKNAKKEN
- a CDS encoding nuclear control of ATPase protein (similar to Verticillium alfalfae VaMs.102 XP_003004067.1) encodes the protein MSLVSDQVRRLDAYLDRLPVISEAASDDGRSDVEERAFVTADVFTSPRLDELLRIVQSLSATSASDSLLPLQRVRALLTQSGLPSLQKQAIKQIHQAGRPGPGTKSAYEDEIEWLLVTKATVHIYGAILNALLDQIIPLNDDLWYWSDVLNSYAYSSLYTVQTSPVRFWAWTLDVYSASKVRLRSLSVRDSPAELVDSTAAGVSQQWRQFYGIVRDSIRERSFANIQRKVLSPVAFCRSEARRKQAQLRKLREITASGLGVLMDEGLQFGHDDDKAELQDNHDLKGVVERSVALMDMVLKEVCTLDVNIHDFEDKVFAGVEEDPELSVHLEESVTPDRPAVLSRRLLRIIDKTLPEHFNNMRNLARDNGRPTPLVRYWLPTVVGVLSSTTVLRILVNRQDEIINWITNLGGTIRDFWFNWVVQPTTKVIKTIRHDSTSDIAIMSRDSLKADRESLERMVVDFAKDKPHFAFEGNSSITETQLAEIRNRVAEGDVTPVLRAYEQDLRSPFVGAVRGDLVRSLLIQVQKTKVDLEVAMTGIDSLLKSQELVFGFVGLTPGVLVSIGVLQYLRGILGGRSGLRRDKKSGRAVRILRNIDRILSEARPTENNVLSYKDHGLLLCEVHVLRSFASNLMPRDVEKEFLEDLDDLANIKGIQVQTKALERIRWAYARWLK